Proteins from a genomic interval of Scomber japonicus isolate fScoJap1 chromosome 10, fScoJap1.pri, whole genome shotgun sequence:
- the wnt4b gene encoding wingless-type MMTV integration site family, member 4b — translation MPTVSTVNLTAPLLLLLLWATHPTMATNWLSLARLPRSRPVSGAAPCARLRGLTPGQVGVCRARGEVMESVRKAAEMVIEECQHQFRNRRWNCSTTPRGINVFGRVMNQGTREAAFVHALSSAAVAVAVTRACTRGELERCGCDRKVRGVSPEGFQWSGCSDNLSYGVAFSQTFVDEPERAKGLSAGRPLMNLHNNEAGRKAILHNMQVECKCHGVSGSCELRTCWKVMPPFRRVGAVLKERFDGATEVRLTRIGSRTALLPRDPQVKPPAARDLVYLAPSPDFCHLDPDNGIPGTAGRRCNGTSRLAPDGCELVCCGPGYRAGRAEVVQRCSCKFSWCCSVRCQQCKNTVTIHTCRV, via the exons aTGCCAACTGTCTCCACTGTCAATCTCACAGcaccactcctcctcctgttgctATGGGCAACCCACCCCACCATGGCAACCAACTGGCT CTCCCTGGCGAGGTTACCTCGCTCCAGGCCTGTGTCCGGTGCTGCCCCATGTGCACGGCTGAGGGGGCTGACCCCAGGGCAGGTGGGGGTGTGCAGGGCGCGGGGGGAGGTCATGGAGTCCGTACGCAAGGCTGCCGAGATGGTCATAGAAGAG TGCCAGCACCAGTTCAGGAATCGCCGTTGGAACTGTTCCACCACCCCACGTGGGATCAATGTATTTGGCAGAGTCATGAACCAAG gcaCTCGTGAGGCAGCCTTTGTGCATGCTTTGTCCTCAGCAGCCGTGGCAGTGGCTGTGACCCGAGCCTGCACCCGTGGGGAGCTGGAGAGGTGTGGCTGTGACAGGAAGGTCAGGGGGGTCAGCCCCGAGG GTTTCCAGTGGTCAGGGTGTAGTGACAACCTGTCCTATGGTGTGGCTTTTTCCCAAACATTTGTGGATGAACCAGAACGAGCAAAAGGGCTGTCAGCAGGGCGACCACTTATGAATCTCCACAACAACGAGGCTGGGCGGAAG GCCATCCTTCACAACATGCAGGTGGAGTGTAAGTGTCATGGCGTCTCTGGATCCTGCGAATTAAGGACTTGCTGGAAGGTCATGCCTCCATTCAGGCGTGTCGGCGCTGTGCTCAAGGAGCGCTTTGACGGAGCCACAGAG GTCCGCCTGACTCGTATAGGATCCAGAACAGCCCTTCTCCCCCGTGACCCCCAAGTTAAACCCCCTGCTGCCAGAGACCTTGTGTACCTTGCACCCTCCCCAGACTTCTGTCATCTCGACCCTGACAACGGTATCCCTGGGACAGCTGGTAGGAGATGTAATG GAACTTCTCGGCTGGCACCAGATGGCTGTGAGCTGGTGTGCTGCGGTCCAGGGTACAGAGCGGGCCGAGCTGAGGTGGTGCAGCGTTGCTCCTGCAAGTTTTCCTGGTGCTGCTCGGTCCGCTGCCAGCAGTGCAAGAACACAGTCACTATTCACACCTGCAGAGTGTAA